From one Gossypium hirsutum isolate 1008001.06 chromosome D08, Gossypium_hirsutum_v2.1, whole genome shotgun sequence genomic stretch:
- the LOC107933794 gene encoding uncharacterized protein, translating to MANGRQRKKWALRPLFRSAPKLGLQPKGPRALDLYQSPLRTALKGPPPTEPRAIQVSFFCRRWRSTEARIFRFGASRGCLGQRVRWRHMSSGVRGIRVLILLKMFKCWARVILVLGQGILGSLL from the exons ATGGCCAATGGCCGACAGCGAAAGAAATGGGCTCTTCGGCCCTTATTTCGCAGCGCACCGAAGCTGGGTCTTCAACCCAAGGGACCGAGAGCTTTAGACCTCTATCAAAGCCCCCTTCGAACGGCGTTGAAGGGTCCTCCGCCGACGGAGCCACGGGCGATTCAG GTATCCTTCTTTTGCAGACGATGGCGGTCAACGGAGGCAAGAATTTTCCGTTTTGGTGCAAGTAGGGGCTGCCTAGGGCAACGAGTGCGTTGGAGGCACATGAGCAGCGGCGTAAGGGGcattagggttttaattttacTGAAAATGTTTAAATGTTGGGCTAGGGTTATTTTGGTTTTGGGCCAGGGCATTTTGGGCTCATTATTGTAA
- the LOC107933793 gene encoding root phototropism protein 2: protein MATPLRSNSRLSTAMERTGQWVFSQEIPTDVIVEVGEANFNLHKFMLVAKSNYIRKLIMETNEADLTRINLSEIPGGPEIFEKAAKFCYGVNFEITVHNVAALRCAAEYLQMTDKYCDNNLAGRTEDFLSQVALSSLSGAVVVLKSCEDLLPMAEELKIVQRCIDVASARACNEASFPCRTPPNWWTEELSILDVELFGRIIGAMKQRGAKPLTIAAALITYAERWLRDLVRDHSGNGIKCSEPIDSDLRIQQRELLESIVQLLPAEKAAFPIHFLCCLLRCAIFLKASSACRNEAEKRISLILEHVTVDDLLVLSFTYDGERLFDLDSVRRIISGFVEKEKSMAVFNGGDFREVSSSAMQRVAKTVDAYLAEIATAVELSISKFNGIANLVPKGARKVEDDLYRAIDVYLKSHPNLDEIEREKVCSSMDPLKLSYEARVHASQNKRLPVQIVLHALYYDQLKLRSGGADDRNQPDAVTTRNQLQADVSLVKENEALRTELLKMKMYISDMQKNNQTGTSSKSVGTRKPTFFSSMSKTLGKLNPFRHGSKDTSHIDDNLGVDVTKPRRRRFSIS, encoded by the exons ATGGCTACTCCACTAAGGAGCAACAGCAGGCTGTCCACTGCCATGGAGAGGACCGGCCAGTG GGTTTTCTCCCAAGAGATTCCTACTGATGTTATTGTCGAAGTTGGTGAAGCCAATTTCAATCTCCACAAG TTCATGCTGGTGGCAAAGAGCAATTACATAAGGAAGTTGATAATGGAAACAAATGAAGCGGATTTGACAAGAATCAACCTGTCTGAAATCCCCGGAGGCCCTGAGATCTTCGAGAAAGCAGCCAAGTTCTGCTACGGCGTTAATTTCGAGATTACAGTGCATAACGTGGCGGCTCTCCGATGTGCTGCCGAGTATCTCCAAATGACGGATAAATACTGCGACAACAACCTGGCAGGGCGCACCGAAGATTTCCTCTCACAGGTTGCCCTGTCTAGCCTTTCTGGCGCCGTCGTCGTTCTCAAATCATGCGAGGATCTGCTTCCCATGGCTGAGGAGCTCAAGATTGTTCAAAGATGCATTGATGTAGCCAGTGCTAGG GCTTGTAACGAGGCGAGTTTCCCTTGCCGTACGCCTCCAAACTGGTGGACGGAAGAGCTATCGATCCTGGACGTTGAGTTGTTTGGTAGAATCATTGGCGCAATGAAACAAAGGGGTGCAAAACCCCTAACCATCGCTGCCGCTCTCATAACTTACGCGGAGAGATGGCTCCGAGATCTAGTACGAGATCACTCGGGCAACGGCATCAAGTGTTCGGAGCCCATTGACTCTGATCTTCGGATCCAGCAGCGTGAGCTTTTAGAGTCCATTGTGCAACTGCTTCCGGCGGAGAAAGCTGCCTTTCCGATCCACTTCTTGTGTTGCCTTCTCCGCTGTGCAATTTTTCTGAAAGCCTCCAGTGCTTGCAGGAACGAGGCGGAGAAACGGATCTCGCTCATATTGGAGCATGTTACGGTTGATGATCTTTTGGTCCTGTCTTTCACATATGATGGGGAGAGGCTCTTCGATCTGGACAGCGTGAGGAGGATCATCTCCGGGTTTGTGGAGAAGGAGAAGAGCATGGCTGTTTTCAATGGCGGCGATTTTAGGGAGGTAAGTTCCTCCGCGATGCAGAGAGTTGCTAAGACTGTAGACGCATACCTGGCGGAGATAGCAACTGCAGTTGAACTTTCCATCTCCAAGTTCAACGGCATCGCCAATCTCGTCCCTAAAGGAGCCAGAAAGGTGGAGGATGATCTCTACCGGGCCATTGACGTCTACCTCAAg TCTCATCCAAATCTGGACGAGATAGAGAGGGAGAAGGTATGCAGCTCCATGGACCCCCTGAAGCTGTCCTATGAAGCTCGAGTGCATGCATCCCAAAACAAGCGCTTGCCTGTGCAGATTGTTTTGCACGCATTGTACTATGATCAGCTAAAGCTAAGGAGTGGGGGGGCGGATGACCGCAACCAGCCAGACGCCGTGACCACCAGGAATCAGTTGCAGGCAGACGTGTCGCTGGTAAAGGAGAATGAGGCATTGCGAACGGAGCTTTTGAAGATGAAGATGTACATATCGGACATGCAGAAGAACAATCAAACTGGAACTAGTTCAAAGAGCGTTGGGACCAGAAAGCCTACCTTCTTCTCTTCCATGTCCAAGACTCTAGGCAAGCTAAATCCCTTCCGACATGGCTCCAAGGACACTTCCCATATCGATGATAACCTTGGAGTGGACGTTACCAAGCCTAGGAGGAGAAGGTTTTCAATCTCTTGA
- the LOC107933813 gene encoding aspartic proteinase isoform X1 produces MHASFHFYDYQSLAVTSMTLQLTLSFSLCHVSGVSLNMAHKLVQVTLCLWVFTSLLLPSPTAGLYRVSLKKQRLNLNRFKAARIAMSGGGMLHNYGSSDGEVIPLKNYMDAQYYGVIAIGSPPQNFTVLFDTGSSNLWVPSSKCYFSIACYFHSKYKSSRSSTYTKIGKPCEINYGSGSISGFFSQDNVEVGGVVVRDQVFVEATREGSFPTFVLAKFDGILGLGFQEISVGNATPVWYNMLNQDVVREDVFSFWLNRDPSANEGGELVFGGVDPKHYKGKHTYVPVTRKGYWQFDMGDFLIGNNSTGVCEGGCAAIVDSGTSLLAGPTAVVTEINHAIGAEGVVSAECKEVVSQYGDLIWELLVSGVQPDKVCTQIGLCVLNGTRYMSSGIKTVVEKENMEGLSAGDQLLCTTCQMTVFWIQSQLKQKGTKDTVLNYVNELCQSLPSPMGESVIDCARISLMPDITFIIGDKPFKLTPDQYIVKMGEGITTVCVSGFMALDVSPPRGPLWILGDVFMGVYHTVFDYGNLEIGFAEAA; encoded by the exons ATGCATGCTAGTTTTCACTTCTATGACTACCAATCATTGGCAGTCACGAGCATGACTCTTCAATTGACTCTCTCCTTCTCTCTCTGTCATGTGTCAGGAGTTTCACTAAACATGGCGCACAAACTTGTTCAAGTGACTTTGTGTTTGTGGGTTTTTACAAGCTTACTTCTCCCCTCTCCCACTGCTGGCCTATACCGGGTTAGTTTGAAGAAACAAAGATTGAATCTTAATAGATTTAAGGCTGCTAGAATTGCAATGAGTGGAGGGGGTATGCTTCATAACTATGGAAGTTCAGATGGAGAAGTAATACCTCTAAAAAACTACATGGATGCCCAATATTATGGAGTGATAGCCATTGGCTCACCTCCACAAAACTTCACCGTCTTATTTGACACTGGCAGTTCCAATCTGTGGGTTCCTTCTTCCAAGTGCTACTTCTCT ATTGCTTGCTATTTCCATTCAAAGTACAAGTCTAGCCGGTCAAGTACATACACAAAGATTG GAAAACCTTGTGAAATAAATTATGGGTCTGGATCAATATCTGGCTTCTTCAGTCAAGACAATGTTGAAGTTGGGGGTGTAGTCGTCAGGGATCAA GTTTTCGTTGAGGCTACCAGAGAAGGAAGTTTCCCTACATTTGTTTTGGCAAAGTTTGATGGAATCCTTGGGCTTGGATTCCAGGAGATTTCAGTGGGGAATGCTACTCCAGTGTG GTACAACATGTTGAACCAAGATGTTGTAAGAGAGGACGTGTTTTCATTCTGGCTCAACAGGGATCCCTCGGCCAATGAGGGAGGAGAACTTGTTTTTGGCGGTGTTGACCCTAAACACTATAAGGGCAAGCATACTTATGTTCCTGTTACTCGAAAAGGCTACTGGCAG TTTGATATGGGGGACTTTCTCATTGGAAACAATTCCACAG GTGTTTGTGAGGGAGGTTGTGCTGCTATTGTGGATTCTGGAACATCCTTACTAGCTGGCCCCACG GCAGTTGTTACTGAAATCAATCATGCCATTGGAGCTGAAGGTGTGGTTAGTGCTGAATGTAAAGAAGTTGTCTCTCAATATGGGGACCTAATATGGGAGCTCTTAGTATCAGGG GTACAACCAGACAAAGTCTGTACTCAGATTGGCTTATGTGTTTTAAATGGGACTCGCTATATGAG CAGTGGAATTAAAACAGTGGTTGAGAAGGAAAACATGGAGGGGTTGTCAGCTGGGGACCAACTGTTGTGCACCACCTGTCAGATGACTGTTTTTTGGATTCAGAGTCAGCTTAAACAAAAGGGCACAAAAGACACAGTTCTCAACTACGTGAATGAG CTATGCCAGAGCCTACCGAGTCCAATGGGAGAATCAGTAATTGACTGTGCTAGGATTTCATTGATGCCAGATATTACATTCATAATAGGAGACAAACCTTTTAAGCTCACTCCGGACCAG TATATTGTGAAGATGGGAGAAGGTATTACCACAGTGTGTGTGAGTGGATTTATGGCTCTGGATGTCTCCCCACCAAGAGGTCCTCTATG GATTCTTGGAGATGTATTCATGGGGGTATATCATACCGTATTTGACTATGGTAATCTTGAAATTGGTTTTGCAGAAGCTGCTTAG
- the LOC107933813 gene encoding aspartic proteinase isoform X2, which yields MHASFHFYDYQSLAVTSMTLQLTLSFSLCHVSGVSLNMAHKLVQVTLCLWVFTSLLLPSPTAGLYRVSLKKQRLNLNRFKAARIAMSGGGMLHNYGSSDGEVIPLKNYMDAQYYGVIAIGSPPQNFTVLFDTGSSNLWVPSSKCYFSIACYFHSKYKSSRSSTYTKIGKPCEINYGSGSISGFFSQDNVEVGGVVVRDQVFVEATREGSFPTFVLAKFDGILGLGFQEISVGNATPVWYNMLNQDVVREDVFSFWLNRDPSANEGGELVFGGVDPKHYKGKHTYVPVTRKGYWQFDMGDFLIGNNSTGVCEGGCAAIVDSGTSLLAGPTAVVTEINHAIGAEGVVSAECKEVVSQYGDLIWELLVSGVQPDKVCTQIGLCVLNGTRYMSGIKTVVEKENMEGLSAGDQLLCTTCQMTVFWIQSQLKQKGTKDTVLNYVNELCQSLPSPMGESVIDCARISLMPDITFIIGDKPFKLTPDQYIVKMGEGITTVCVSGFMALDVSPPRGPLWILGDVFMGVYHTVFDYGNLEIGFAEAA from the exons ATGCATGCTAGTTTTCACTTCTATGACTACCAATCATTGGCAGTCACGAGCATGACTCTTCAATTGACTCTCTCCTTCTCTCTCTGTCATGTGTCAGGAGTTTCACTAAACATGGCGCACAAACTTGTTCAAGTGACTTTGTGTTTGTGGGTTTTTACAAGCTTACTTCTCCCCTCTCCCACTGCTGGCCTATACCGGGTTAGTTTGAAGAAACAAAGATTGAATCTTAATAGATTTAAGGCTGCTAGAATTGCAATGAGTGGAGGGGGTATGCTTCATAACTATGGAAGTTCAGATGGAGAAGTAATACCTCTAAAAAACTACATGGATGCCCAATATTATGGAGTGATAGCCATTGGCTCACCTCCACAAAACTTCACCGTCTTATTTGACACTGGCAGTTCCAATCTGTGGGTTCCTTCTTCCAAGTGCTACTTCTCT ATTGCTTGCTATTTCCATTCAAAGTACAAGTCTAGCCGGTCAAGTACATACACAAAGATTG GAAAACCTTGTGAAATAAATTATGGGTCTGGATCAATATCTGGCTTCTTCAGTCAAGACAATGTTGAAGTTGGGGGTGTAGTCGTCAGGGATCAA GTTTTCGTTGAGGCTACCAGAGAAGGAAGTTTCCCTACATTTGTTTTGGCAAAGTTTGATGGAATCCTTGGGCTTGGATTCCAGGAGATTTCAGTGGGGAATGCTACTCCAGTGTG GTACAACATGTTGAACCAAGATGTTGTAAGAGAGGACGTGTTTTCATTCTGGCTCAACAGGGATCCCTCGGCCAATGAGGGAGGAGAACTTGTTTTTGGCGGTGTTGACCCTAAACACTATAAGGGCAAGCATACTTATGTTCCTGTTACTCGAAAAGGCTACTGGCAG TTTGATATGGGGGACTTTCTCATTGGAAACAATTCCACAG GTGTTTGTGAGGGAGGTTGTGCTGCTATTGTGGATTCTGGAACATCCTTACTAGCTGGCCCCACG GCAGTTGTTACTGAAATCAATCATGCCATTGGAGCTGAAGGTGTGGTTAGTGCTGAATGTAAAGAAGTTGTCTCTCAATATGGGGACCTAATATGGGAGCTCTTAGTATCAGGG GTACAACCAGACAAAGTCTGTACTCAGATTGGCTTATGTGTTTTAAATGGGACTCGCTATATGAG TGGAATTAAAACAGTGGTTGAGAAGGAAAACATGGAGGGGTTGTCAGCTGGGGACCAACTGTTGTGCACCACCTGTCAGATGACTGTTTTTTGGATTCAGAGTCAGCTTAAACAAAAGGGCACAAAAGACACAGTTCTCAACTACGTGAATGAG CTATGCCAGAGCCTACCGAGTCCAATGGGAGAATCAGTAATTGACTGTGCTAGGATTTCATTGATGCCAGATATTACATTCATAATAGGAGACAAACCTTTTAAGCTCACTCCGGACCAG TATATTGTGAAGATGGGAGAAGGTATTACCACAGTGTGTGTGAGTGGATTTATGGCTCTGGATGTCTCCCCACCAAGAGGTCCTCTATG GATTCTTGGAGATGTATTCATGGGGGTATATCATACCGTATTTGACTATGGTAATCTTGAAATTGGTTTTGCAGAAGCTGCTTAG
- the LOC107933813 gene encoding aspartic proteinase isoform X4: MAHKLVQVTLCLWVFTSLLLPSPTAGLYRVSLKKQRLNLNRFKAARIAMSGGGMLHNYGSSDGEVIPLKNYMDAQYYGVIAIGSPPQNFTVLFDTGSSNLWVPSSKCYFSIACYFHSKYKSSRSSTYTKIGKPCEINYGSGSISGFFSQDNVEVGGVVVRDQVFVEATREGSFPTFVLAKFDGILGLGFQEISVGNATPVWYNMLNQDVVREDVFSFWLNRDPSANEGGELVFGGVDPKHYKGKHTYVPVTRKGYWQFDMGDFLIGNNSTGVCEGGCAAIVDSGTSLLAGPTAVVTEINHAIGAEGVVSAECKEVVSQYGDLIWELLVSGVQPDKVCTQIGLCVLNGTRYMSGIKTVVEKENMEGLSAGDQLLCTTCQMTVFWIQSQLKQKGTKDTVLNYVNELCQSLPSPMGESVIDCARISLMPDITFIIGDKPFKLTPDQYIVKMGEGITTVCVSGFMALDVSPPRGPLWILGDVFMGVYHTVFDYGNLEIGFAEAA; the protein is encoded by the exons ATGGCGCACAAACTTGTTCAAGTGACTTTGTGTTTGTGGGTTTTTACAAGCTTACTTCTCCCCTCTCCCACTGCTGGCCTATACCGGGTTAGTTTGAAGAAACAAAGATTGAATCTTAATAGATTTAAGGCTGCTAGAATTGCAATGAGTGGAGGGGGTATGCTTCATAACTATGGAAGTTCAGATGGAGAAGTAATACCTCTAAAAAACTACATGGATGCCCAATATTATGGAGTGATAGCCATTGGCTCACCTCCACAAAACTTCACCGTCTTATTTGACACTGGCAGTTCCAATCTGTGGGTTCCTTCTTCCAAGTGCTACTTCTCT ATTGCTTGCTATTTCCATTCAAAGTACAAGTCTAGCCGGTCAAGTACATACACAAAGATTG GAAAACCTTGTGAAATAAATTATGGGTCTGGATCAATATCTGGCTTCTTCAGTCAAGACAATGTTGAAGTTGGGGGTGTAGTCGTCAGGGATCAA GTTTTCGTTGAGGCTACCAGAGAAGGAAGTTTCCCTACATTTGTTTTGGCAAAGTTTGATGGAATCCTTGGGCTTGGATTCCAGGAGATTTCAGTGGGGAATGCTACTCCAGTGTG GTACAACATGTTGAACCAAGATGTTGTAAGAGAGGACGTGTTTTCATTCTGGCTCAACAGGGATCCCTCGGCCAATGAGGGAGGAGAACTTGTTTTTGGCGGTGTTGACCCTAAACACTATAAGGGCAAGCATACTTATGTTCCTGTTACTCGAAAAGGCTACTGGCAG TTTGATATGGGGGACTTTCTCATTGGAAACAATTCCACAG GTGTTTGTGAGGGAGGTTGTGCTGCTATTGTGGATTCTGGAACATCCTTACTAGCTGGCCCCACG GCAGTTGTTACTGAAATCAATCATGCCATTGGAGCTGAAGGTGTGGTTAGTGCTGAATGTAAAGAAGTTGTCTCTCAATATGGGGACCTAATATGGGAGCTCTTAGTATCAGGG GTACAACCAGACAAAGTCTGTACTCAGATTGGCTTATGTGTTTTAAATGGGACTCGCTATATGAG TGGAATTAAAACAGTGGTTGAGAAGGAAAACATGGAGGGGTTGTCAGCTGGGGACCAACTGTTGTGCACCACCTGTCAGATGACTGTTTTTTGGATTCAGAGTCAGCTTAAACAAAAGGGCACAAAAGACACAGTTCTCAACTACGTGAATGAG CTATGCCAGAGCCTACCGAGTCCAATGGGAGAATCAGTAATTGACTGTGCTAGGATTTCATTGATGCCAGATATTACATTCATAATAGGAGACAAACCTTTTAAGCTCACTCCGGACCAG TATATTGTGAAGATGGGAGAAGGTATTACCACAGTGTGTGTGAGTGGATTTATGGCTCTGGATGTCTCCCCACCAAGAGGTCCTCTATG GATTCTTGGAGATGTATTCATGGGGGTATATCATACCGTATTTGACTATGGTAATCTTGAAATTGGTTTTGCAGAAGCTGCTTAG
- the LOC107933813 gene encoding aspartic proteinase isoform X3: MAHKLVQVTLCLWVFTSLLLPSPTAGLYRVSLKKQRLNLNRFKAARIAMSGGGMLHNYGSSDGEVIPLKNYMDAQYYGVIAIGSPPQNFTVLFDTGSSNLWVPSSKCYFSIACYFHSKYKSSRSSTYTKIGKPCEINYGSGSISGFFSQDNVEVGGVVVRDQVFVEATREGSFPTFVLAKFDGILGLGFQEISVGNATPVWYNMLNQDVVREDVFSFWLNRDPSANEGGELVFGGVDPKHYKGKHTYVPVTRKGYWQFDMGDFLIGNNSTGVCEGGCAAIVDSGTSLLAGPTAVVTEINHAIGAEGVVSAECKEVVSQYGDLIWELLVSGVQPDKVCTQIGLCVLNGTRYMSSGIKTVVEKENMEGLSAGDQLLCTTCQMTVFWIQSQLKQKGTKDTVLNYVNELCQSLPSPMGESVIDCARISLMPDITFIIGDKPFKLTPDQYIVKMGEGITTVCVSGFMALDVSPPRGPLWILGDVFMGVYHTVFDYGNLEIGFAEAA; the protein is encoded by the exons ATGGCGCACAAACTTGTTCAAGTGACTTTGTGTTTGTGGGTTTTTACAAGCTTACTTCTCCCCTCTCCCACTGCTGGCCTATACCGGGTTAGTTTGAAGAAACAAAGATTGAATCTTAATAGATTTAAGGCTGCTAGAATTGCAATGAGTGGAGGGGGTATGCTTCATAACTATGGAAGTTCAGATGGAGAAGTAATACCTCTAAAAAACTACATGGATGCCCAATATTATGGAGTGATAGCCATTGGCTCACCTCCACAAAACTTCACCGTCTTATTTGACACTGGCAGTTCCAATCTGTGGGTTCCTTCTTCCAAGTGCTACTTCTCT ATTGCTTGCTATTTCCATTCAAAGTACAAGTCTAGCCGGTCAAGTACATACACAAAGATTG GAAAACCTTGTGAAATAAATTATGGGTCTGGATCAATATCTGGCTTCTTCAGTCAAGACAATGTTGAAGTTGGGGGTGTAGTCGTCAGGGATCAA GTTTTCGTTGAGGCTACCAGAGAAGGAAGTTTCCCTACATTTGTTTTGGCAAAGTTTGATGGAATCCTTGGGCTTGGATTCCAGGAGATTTCAGTGGGGAATGCTACTCCAGTGTG GTACAACATGTTGAACCAAGATGTTGTAAGAGAGGACGTGTTTTCATTCTGGCTCAACAGGGATCCCTCGGCCAATGAGGGAGGAGAACTTGTTTTTGGCGGTGTTGACCCTAAACACTATAAGGGCAAGCATACTTATGTTCCTGTTACTCGAAAAGGCTACTGGCAG TTTGATATGGGGGACTTTCTCATTGGAAACAATTCCACAG GTGTTTGTGAGGGAGGTTGTGCTGCTATTGTGGATTCTGGAACATCCTTACTAGCTGGCCCCACG GCAGTTGTTACTGAAATCAATCATGCCATTGGAGCTGAAGGTGTGGTTAGTGCTGAATGTAAAGAAGTTGTCTCTCAATATGGGGACCTAATATGGGAGCTCTTAGTATCAGGG GTACAACCAGACAAAGTCTGTACTCAGATTGGCTTATGTGTTTTAAATGGGACTCGCTATATGAG CAGTGGAATTAAAACAGTGGTTGAGAAGGAAAACATGGAGGGGTTGTCAGCTGGGGACCAACTGTTGTGCACCACCTGTCAGATGACTGTTTTTTGGATTCAGAGTCAGCTTAAACAAAAGGGCACAAAAGACACAGTTCTCAACTACGTGAATGAG CTATGCCAGAGCCTACCGAGTCCAATGGGAGAATCAGTAATTGACTGTGCTAGGATTTCATTGATGCCAGATATTACATTCATAATAGGAGACAAACCTTTTAAGCTCACTCCGGACCAG TATATTGTGAAGATGGGAGAAGGTATTACCACAGTGTGTGTGAGTGGATTTATGGCTCTGGATGTCTCCCCACCAAGAGGTCCTCTATG GATTCTTGGAGATGTATTCATGGGGGTATATCATACCGTATTTGACTATGGTAATCTTGAAATTGGTTTTGCAGAAGCTGCTTAG
- the LOC107933812 gene encoding pentatricopeptide repeat-containing protein At1g56690, mitochondrial: MRFLLNTCRAYSTSFPVVTRYRIAQLGRVGQIENARQVFDELPNKTVDSWNSIIAGYFQNNQPDEALLLFNKMPEKNIVSWNGLISGYIKNGMVTEAREVFDKMPERNVVSWTAMIRGHVQEGMMGEAVSLFWLMPEKNVVSWTVMLGGLIHEGRIDEARRLFDMMPEKDVVARTNMIAGYCKEGRLSDAREIFDEMPWRNVVAWTTMITGYVQNNRVDVARKLFEVMPVKNEVSWTAMLMGYTQCGRIEAALELFEAMPVKSVVTGNALILGFGQNGEVAKARRVFNQMKVKDDATWSAMIKVYERKGFELKALDLFILMQKEGIRPKFPSLITILSVCASLARLDHGRQVHAQLVRSRFDEAVYVSSVLLTMYIKCGDLPKAKLVFDKFSSKDIVMWNSMISGYAQHGLGEEALEIFQSMFSTGMVPDDVTFVGVLTACSYTGKVKEGLDIFESMKSKYMVEPKTEHYACMVDLLGRAGKINEAVNIIEKMPMEADAAVWGSLLGACRTHAKLDLAEVAAKKLLVIEPENAGPYILLSNIYASQGKWNDVAELRKNMRARSVKKSPGSSWIEVEKIVHMFTTGDIRAHPEHSMIMKMLENLDVLLREAGYNPDGNFVLHDVDEEEKLYSLRYHSEKLAVAYGLLKVPKEIPIRVMKNLRVCGDCHTAIKLIAKVTEREIILRDANRFHHFKDGICSCRDYW, translated from the coding sequence ATGCGGTTTCTCTTAAACACATGTAGAGCGTATTCTACGAGTTTTCCGGTCGTAACCAGATATCGGATAGCCCAACTTGGTCGTGTGGGTCAAATCGAGAATGCCCGTCAAGTGTTCGATGAATTACCCAACAAAACAGTCGATTCCTGGAACTCTATCATTGCTGGCTACTTTCAGAACAACCAACCTGATGAGGCCCTGCTTCTATTCAACAAAATGCCGGAGAAAAACATCGTTTCTTGGAATGGTTTAATTTCTGGGTATATAAAAAATGGAATGGTTACTGAAGCTAGGGAAGTGTTTGATAAAATGCCGGAACGCAATGTAGTTTCATGGACTGCCATGATTCGGGGGCATGTTCAAGAGGGTATGATGGGGGAGGCAGTGTCCCTGTTTTGGTTAATGCCCGAAAAGAACGTGGTTTCATGGACAGTGATGTTAGGTGGACTCATTCACGAAGGCCGGATTGATGAGGCGCGTAGGTTGTTTGATATGATGCCGGAAAAGGATGTGGTTGCTAGGACTAATATGATAGCGGGATATTGTAAAGAAGGACGTTTGAGTGACGCGAGAGAGATTTTTGATGAGATGCCATGGAGAAACGTGGTAGCTTGGACTACTATGATTACGGGTTATGTGCAGAATAATCGTGTGGATGTTGCTAGGAAGCTTTTTGAAGTGATGCCTGTGAAAAATGAGGTGTCATGGACAGCTATGTTGATGGGTTATACACagtgtggaaggatagaagcagCTTTGGAACTTTTCGAGGCAATGCCTGTGAAATCAGTCGTCACAGGCAATGCGTTGATTCTTGGGTTCGGCCAAAATGGAGAAGTGGCAAAAGCAAGGAGGGTATTTAATCAAATGAAGGTTAAGGATGATGCGACATGGAGTGCAATGATTAAGGTTTATGAGAGGAAAGGATTTGAACTGAAAGCACTTGATTTGTTCATATTGATGCAAAAAGAGggcattaggccgaaatttccaTCTTTGATTACTATTCTTTCTGTTTGTGCCAGTTTGGCAAGACTGGATCATGGTAGGCAGGTTCATGCCCAGTTGGTGAGGTCTCGGTTTGATGAAGCTGTATATGTTTCCTCTGTTTTGCTTACAATGTATATTAAATGTGGCGATCTTCCTAAAGCAAAGTTAGTTTTTGATAAGTTTTCTTCAAAGGATATTGTTATGTGGAATTCTATGATCAGTGGTTATGCCCAGCATGGTTTAGGTGAGGAGGCCTTGGAGATTTTCCAATCAATGTTCTCCACAGGAATGGTACCAGATGATGTTACCTTTGTTGGAGTTCTCACGGCTTGTAGTTACACgggcaaggttaaagaagggctAGATATCTTTGAGTCGATGAAATCCAAATATATGGTGGAGCCAAAAACTGAGCATTATGCATGCATGGTGGATTTGCTTGGTAGAGCAGGCAAGATAAATGAGGCAGTGAATATAATTGAAAAAATGCCCATGGAGGCAGATGCTGCTGTTTGGGGTTCTCTGTTAGGGGCCTGTAGAACACATGCAAAGTTGGATCTAGCTGAAGTTGCAGCAAAGAAGCTTCTAGTGATTGAACCTGAAAATGCAGGCCCCTACATCCTGTTGTCAAATATATATGCATCACAAGGTAAATGGAATGACGTGGCAGAGCTGAGAAAAAATATGAGGGCAAGAAGTGTGAAGAAATCACCTGGTTCTAGCTGGATTGAGGTTGAGAAAATAGTACATATGTTCACAACAGGTGATATCAGGGCACATCCAGAGCATTCAATGATCATGAAGATGCTGGAAAACTTAGACGTGTTGTTGCGAGAAGCTGGGTATAATCCTGATGGAAATTTTGTGTTGCATGATGTGGATGAGGAAGAAAAATTGTATAGCTTGAGGTACCACAGCGAGAAATTGGCTGTGGCATACGGGTTGTTGAAGGTTCCTAAGGAGATACCTATTCGTGTCATGAAAAATCTTCGTGTTTGTGGAGATTGCCACACTGCAATCAAATTAATAGCAAAAGTAACTGAGAGAGAGATCATTTTGAGAGATGCTAATAGATTCCATCATTTTAAGGATGGCATCTGTTCTTGCAGGGACTATTGGTAA